A stretch of Methanocella sp. DNA encodes these proteins:
- a CDS encoding 23S rRNA (uridine(2552)-2'-O)-methyltransferase, translated as MPTKKRDFYYNKAKQMGYRSRAAFKLKFINEKFRLIEKGDVIVDLGAAPGGWLQVAKEISEGPVIGVDLQRIEPIEGVVTIKGDMASPETQAKIFEKVEKVNAVICDAAPNLSGNWALDHARSIDLSKTALGVATKILAPGGNFLVKVFQGDLYQGFVDEVGRHFSRVHTYKSPASREQSAEIYVIGKGFLTAGIRKGDVLDVQIDGVGKNGDGIAHVDGFVVFVKGTKPGSKAKIKITDVKPEFGFGKIEK; from the coding sequence ATGCCGACGAAGAAGCGGGATTTTTACTATAACAAGGCCAAGCAGATGGGATATCGCTCCCGGGCCGCCTTTAAGCTTAAATTCATCAACGAGAAGTTCAGGCTCATTGAGAAGGGCGACGTGATAGTGGACCTGGGCGCCGCCCCCGGCGGCTGGCTACAGGTGGCGAAGGAGATATCGGAAGGCCCGGTCATCGGCGTGGACCTGCAGCGCATTGAGCCTATCGAGGGCGTCGTTACGATCAAGGGCGATATGGCCTCTCCGGAGACGCAGGCGAAGATCTTCGAAAAGGTGGAGAAAGTGAATGCGGTTATCTGTGACGCCGCGCCGAACCTTTCCGGTAACTGGGCGCTCGACCACGCCCGCTCCATCGACCTCTCGAAGACGGCGCTGGGCGTGGCGACTAAGATCTTAGCGCCGGGCGGCAACTTTTTAGTCAAGGTCTTCCAGGGCGACCTGTACCAGGGGTTCGTGGACGAGGTCGGCAGGCACTTTTCCCGCGTACATACGTACAAGTCCCCGGCCTCACGAGAACAGAGTGCGGAGATTTATGTCATAGGCAAGGGCTTTCTTACGGCAGGCATCCGAAAGGGCGACGTCCTGGACGTGCAGATCGACGGCGTCGGAAAGAACGGCGACGGCATAGCCCACGTCGATGGCTTCGTAGTTTTCGTGAAGGGCACGAAGCCGGGAAGTAAAGCAAAAATTAAAATTACCGACGTCAAGCCCGAGTTCGGCTTCGGTAAAATAGAGAAATGA
- a CDS encoding DedA family protein — translation MVLFEFLTGYITDFISSIGYVGIFLLMTLESACIPVPSEIVMPFSGFAVQRGDLDFFLVGLVGSLGCLAGSILSFVIGQHIVRPLLDQYGEVVFIKKSQMALAEKWFGKYGAKVVLVSRILPIIRTFISLPAGIIGMDFKKFTVYSFAGSLPWCYVLAYAGVVLGNNWSLLEHYWIYFDILTVIGIVVVIAYVAYHAFILKNSVQAILKSDK, via the coding sequence TTGGTACTATTCGAGTTCCTGACCGGATACATCACGGATTTTATCAGCAGCATCGGATACGTGGGCATTTTCCTGCTCATGACCCTGGAGAGCGCGTGCATACCCGTGCCCAGCGAGATCGTGATGCCCTTCAGCGGCTTCGCCGTCCAGCGCGGTGACCTGGACTTTTTCCTGGTCGGGCTCGTGGGGAGCCTCGGGTGCCTTGCCGGATCCATCCTGTCCTTCGTCATCGGGCAGCACATCGTCCGCCCCCTGCTCGACCAGTACGGCGAGGTCGTGTTCATTAAAAAAAGCCAGATGGCGCTGGCGGAAAAATGGTTCGGCAAATATGGCGCCAAGGTTGTCCTGGTATCCCGGATATTGCCCATCATCCGGACTTTTATCTCACTGCCGGCCGGGATCATCGGCATGGACTTCAAAAAGTTTACCGTTTATTCATTCGCCGGCTCCCTGCCCTGGTGCTACGTGCTCGCCTATGCCGGCGTGGTCCTCGGGAATAACTGGAGCCTGCTCGAGCACTACTGGATATACTTTGATATTCTAACGGTCATCGGTATCGTCGTCGTCATCGCCTACGTCGCATATCATGCCTTCATATTAAAAAATTCCGTACAAGCTATACTTAAGTCCGACAAGTAG
- the mch gene encoding methenyltetrahydromethanopterin cyclohydrolase, producing the protein MISVNENVTKYVDQLLDREEELCIKSYYLENKATVIDCGINAAGSIGAGILFADISLAGLGKVSVVPGIIDNFYINFAQVYVDRPAIACLGSQKPGWKLKADGFAGTGYGPARAISQRPKNIYAAINYVDDAETAVINIETQTLPAAKELDYIAKQCSTDPECVVALVARPNSIAGSVVSGTRVVEWAMNRLFQLGYDIKDITTASGACPITPLKREETDFMGASFDSIAYYGMAYLYAQGRNDIFKEASSLSSKSYGKSFKALLRESQGDFSKVDPTMYAPARIMVNGIQDGSLETYGKLDPAMLLESYGIKR; encoded by the coding sequence ATGATATCGGTCAACGAAAACGTCACGAAGTATGTCGATCAGCTTCTCGACCGGGAAGAGGAGCTGTGCATAAAGTCCTATTATCTCGAGAATAAGGCGACAGTAATCGACTGCGGCATCAACGCCGCCGGCAGCATCGGGGCGGGGATCCTGTTCGCGGATATCAGCCTCGCCGGGCTTGGCAAGGTGTCCGTCGTTCCTGGTATAATTGATAATTTTTACATTAATTTTGCACAGGTCTACGTCGACCGGCCCGCCATCGCCTGTCTGGGCTCGCAGAAGCCAGGATGGAAGCTCAAGGCGGACGGCTTTGCCGGTACCGGCTATGGGCCTGCCAGGGCGATCTCCCAGAGGCCGAAGAACATCTACGCCGCTATCAACTATGTGGACGATGCCGAGACGGCCGTCATCAACATCGAGACGCAGACACTGCCCGCCGCTAAGGAACTGGACTATATCGCGAAGCAGTGCTCTACGGACCCTGAATGTGTCGTCGCTCTGGTCGCACGGCCCAACTCCATCGCCGGCTCCGTCGTGAGCGGCACCCGTGTCGTCGAGTGGGCAATGAACCGGCTTTTCCAGCTAGGCTATGATATCAAGGATATCACTACTGCCTCCGGCGCCTGCCCCATCACCCCCCTGAAAAGGGAGGAAACCGATTTTATGGGAGCTTCGTTCGACAGCATCGCCTACTATGGCATGGCCTATTTATACGCCCAGGGCAGGAACGATATTTTTAAAGAGGCTTCATCGCTTTCCTCGAAGTCCTATGGTAAGAGCTTTAAGGCGTTGCTCAGGGAATCGCAGGGTGACTTCTCGAAGGTGGATCCGACGATGTATGCTCCGGCCCGCATCATGGTGAACGGCATACAGGATGGGTCATTGGAGACTTATGGGAAGCTTGACCCGGCGATGCTGCTCGAATCCTACGGCATCAAGCGGTAA
- a CDS encoding HD domain-containing protein, whose amino-acid sequence MTKSDDKENRWEYIDEYSFDEPLSNELTPFEVPMGTNRILGILKDRVESNVELAALWKCSNVTAINRLGYSDHGKKHVEIVANNALRMLRLIADSGIQPSCVQDYGLSYEDAEVILFLGACLHDIGHSVHRDNHTQYSVFFAAPLLGRLLADIYPQEKLTVVTSEVLHCIAVHHKDCRPLTIEAGILRISDALDMAHGRTRPWDDAHTNSNIHAVSARAIDAVDILPGREKPVLISIRMSGSAGVFQVDELLRPKLAGSGIHDLVQIEAKVTCEKQIIADFVIG is encoded by the coding sequence ATGACGAAAAGCGATGATAAGGAAAATCGCTGGGAATACATAGATGAATATTCATTTGATGAGCCTTTGAGTAATGAGCTAACACCGTTCGAAGTGCCCATGGGTACGAACAGGATATTAGGCATTCTCAAGGACCGGGTGGAGAGTAATGTCGAGCTCGCCGCCCTCTGGAAATGCTCCAATGTAACCGCTATAAACCGACTGGGCTATTCGGACCACGGGAAAAAGCACGTCGAGATAGTGGCGAACAACGCGCTCAGGATGCTCCGGCTCATCGCGGATTCCGGCATCCAGCCGTCGTGCGTGCAGGACTACGGGCTCTCCTATGAAGACGCCGAGGTCATACTATTCCTGGGCGCCTGCCTGCACGACATCGGGCATTCGGTCCACCGGGACAATCATACGCAGTATAGCGTCTTTTTCGCTGCGCCGTTACTGGGCAGGCTACTGGCGGATATTTACCCGCAGGAGAAGCTGACGGTGGTCACCTCGGAAGTCCTGCATTGCATCGCGGTCCACCATAAGGATTGCAGGCCCCTCACGATTGAAGCCGGCATATTACGCATCAGCGATGCGCTCGACATGGCACACGGCAGGACACGGCCCTGGGACGATGCGCACACGAACAGCAACATCCACGCGGTCTCCGCAAGAGCCATCGACGCGGTCGACATCCTGCCGGGCCGGGAAAAGCCGGTGCTGATCAGCATCCGTATGTCAGGCTCCGCGGGGGTCTTCCAGGTGGATGAGCTTTTGAGGCCGAAGCTGGCAGGCTCCGGGATACATGATCTCGTCCAGATCGAGGCAAAGGTCACGTGCGAGAAGCAGATCATCGCCGACTTCGTGATAGGATAG
- a CDS encoding Ppx/GppA phosphatase family protein, with amino-acid sequence MTPPPEFSPNGNHKLAIIDLGSNTTRMLIIEVTANGAYHLVEEDKFVVRLSEGEAKDGEIKMPGLLRAIDAMRLFKGMCEYHGVKDRIAVATAAVRGARNQETFLRKLKEETGIAFRVLSQEEEAYYGYLGVINTTSLADGLIVDLGGGSMELTAIKGRAIAHSTSIPYGALNLTEKFINGEKPSDNKLKDLDAFVKQQLKGVDWLDQYRKSLLYGIGGTIRSIARINQRLSNYPFDELHNYEMSSQVLGSVYNLLKNMTPKELVDVPGLSRDRTDIIVAGTAAINTVIKYLEIPTIRVSSSGLRDGLFFHKFLKEPVVADVSALAIDNISRLYGVDITHARRVCSLVESLFEGFKPLNGFTADHRRILRAAAMLHELGYYYDYGKRFNNTFYNVIDNPVYGFSHLDNYRTALVAASYGAGGIKSRFMFSNVPLGKDDLKEIKRLSLILALADAFDRSRRGRISAVNCLLSKNSAVLKLQYKGDILPEVMSAEERSGNFKKAFDRELIIEY; translated from the coding sequence ATGACTCCGCCGCCCGAATTTTCACCAAACGGAAACCATAAGCTGGCCATTATCGACCTGGGCTCGAACACGACGCGCATGCTCATCATCGAGGTAACGGCGAATGGCGCTTACCATCTCGTGGAAGAGGATAAGTTCGTCGTGCGCCTGTCGGAGGGCGAGGCGAAGGATGGCGAGATCAAGATGCCTGGGCTACTGCGGGCCATCGACGCGATGAGACTTTTTAAGGGAATGTGCGAATACCACGGTGTCAAAGACCGGATCGCGGTAGCCACGGCCGCCGTGCGTGGGGCCCGCAATCAGGAGACCTTTTTGCGAAAACTCAAAGAGGAGACGGGGATCGCATTCCGCGTCCTCTCGCAGGAAGAGGAGGCGTATTACGGCTACCTTGGCGTCATCAACACGACCTCCCTCGCGGACGGGCTCATCGTAGACCTCGGTGGCGGGAGCATGGAGCTAACGGCCATCAAGGGTCGTGCCATAGCCCACTCGACGAGCATCCCCTACGGTGCCCTCAACCTCACGGAAAAGTTCATCAATGGCGAAAAGCCATCGGATAATAAGCTTAAGGACCTTGACGCCTTCGTGAAGCAGCAGCTCAAGGGGGTTGACTGGCTCGACCAGTATAGAAAAAGCTTATTATACGGTATCGGCGGCACCATCCGTAGCATTGCCCGCATCAACCAGCGCCTGAGTAACTATCCCTTCGACGAGCTTCACAATTATGAGATGTCGTCTCAGGTTTTAGGGAGTGTCTACAACCTCCTCAAGAACATGACACCGAAGGAGCTCGTGGACGTCCCGGGGCTCTCCCGGGACCGTACCGACATTATCGTGGCCGGGACGGCAGCCATCAACACGGTCATTAAGTATCTCGAGATACCCACGATCAGGGTCTCCTCCAGCGGCCTCAGGGATGGCCTCTTCTTCCACAAATTCCTTAAAGAGCCGGTTGTGGCCGACGTATCGGCACTGGCCATCGACAACATCTCGCGGCTTTATGGCGTGGACATTACGCATGCCCGGCGCGTCTGTTCTCTGGTTGAAAGCCTGTTCGAGGGCTTCAAGCCGCTGAACGGCTTTACGGCGGATCACAGGCGCATACTCCGGGCGGCCGCGATGCTCCACGAGCTGGGATACTATTACGATTACGGCAAGAGGTTTAACAACACCTTCTATAACGTCATCGATAACCCCGTCTATGGCTTTAGCCATCTTGATAACTACAGGACGGCGCTGGTCGCCGCCAGCTACGGCGCTGGCGGCATTAAAAGCCGCTTCATGTTCTCCAACGTGCCGCTGGGCAAGGATGACCTGAAGGAAATTAAGCGCCTCAGCCTCATACTGGCGCTGGCCGACGCCTTCGACCGGAGCCGGCGCGGACGCATATCGGCGGTCAACTGTCTCCTTTCGAAAAATTCAGCCGTCCTGAAGCTCCAGTACAAGGGCGATATCCTGCCCGAAGTGATGTCCGCGGAAGAGCGCTCTGGGAATTTTAAAAAGGCGTTCGACCGGGAACTTATCATTGAATATTAA
- a CDS encoding thymidylate kinase, whose translation MTNNLFYGIGLPYHKLNRKTLQGKLIVIEGADCSGRSTQVAMLKEWLEANGHAVLDTGLRRSDLVSEAIEEAKRGNTLGKKTLSLLYATDFADQLENKIVPSMKAGFIVLADRYFFTLMVRDLVRGADKEWLKELFGFALVPDQTFYLSVDPDTLLHRALIKYGHLDYWESGMDVGFSSDMFNSFTKYQTALKDKFDELDMDYGFDKIDGQRSPDEIQEYIRKKVSALLNKKAPAYRLRPD comes from the coding sequence ATGACGAATAATCTCTTCTATGGCATCGGACTCCCCTATCATAAGCTCAACCGCAAGACACTCCAGGGAAAGCTCATCGTCATCGAGGGCGCGGACTGCTCCGGCCGGTCGACACAGGTTGCCATGCTCAAGGAATGGCTCGAAGCCAACGGCCACGCCGTCCTCGACACGGGGCTGCGCCGATCCGACCTGGTCAGCGAAGCGATAGAGGAGGCCAAAAGGGGCAATACACTCGGTAAAAAGACGTTAAGCTTATTGTATGCGACCGACTTTGCCGACCAGCTTGAAAATAAGATCGTACCGTCCATGAAGGCCGGCTTCATCGTCCTGGCCGACCGATACTTCTTCACGCTCATGGTGCGGGATCTCGTGCGCGGCGCAGATAAGGAATGGCTGAAGGAGCTGTTCGGCTTTGCGCTCGTACCGGATCAAACGTTCTACCTCAGTGTCGACCCCGATACCCTCCTGCACCGGGCCCTCATCAAGTATGGCCACCTGGACTACTGGGAATCAGGCATGGACGTCGGCTTTTCGAGCGACATGTTCAACAGCTTCACGAAGTACCAGACGGCTCTAAAGGACAAATTTGACGAGCTCGACATGGACTATGGCTTCGATAAGATCGACGGCCAGAGGTCCCCGGACGAGATCCAGGAGTATATCCGGAAAAAAGTGAGCGCTCTCCTGAATAAGAAGGCACCAGCTTATCGCCTCCGGCCAGATTAG